Within Schaalia sp. HMT-172, the genomic segment GCGCATGACCTTGCCGTAGAGGGCGTGCTTGACGCGGTCCTCGATCTGGACGACAACGGTCTTGTCCATCTTGTCGCTGACGACGTAGCCGCGACGGACCTTACGCTCGTTACGAGCGGTGGTTTCTGCCATCAGGCTCACTCCTCAGTGCTCGGGGCGGTGCGGTAGCCAAGCTCCCGCTCACGCGCGATGGTGTAGATCCGGGCAATGTCGCGGCGCACGGTCTTCATGCGACCGTGATCCTCGAGGTTGCCAACGGCCTGCGCGAAACGCAGGTTGAACAGCTCTGCCTTAGCCTTCTCGAGCTCCTTGGACAGCTGGGAGTTGTCCATGGCGTCGAGCTGCTCGGTGGTCAGACCCTTATCTGCCATCAGATGTCACCACCCTCTCGGACCACGAAGCGGGTCTTGATAGGAAGCTTGTGCTGGGCACGGCTGAGGGCCTCGCGAGCGAGCTCCTCCGGGACGCCTGCCAGCTCGAACATGACACGTCCGGGCTTGACGGGGGCAACCCACCACTCCGGAGCACCCTTACCGGAACCCATTCGGGTTTCGGCGGGCTTCTTGGTCAGCGGGCGGTCCGGGAAGATGTTGATCCAGACCTTACCGCCACGCTTGATGTGACGAGTCACGGCGATACGAGCCGCCTCAATCTGACGGTTGGTGATGTACGCACTCTCGAGCGCCTGGATGCCGTAGTCGCCGAACGCCAGTTCGGTGCCACCGGAGGCAAAGCCAGTGCGGTGAGGACGGTGCTGCTTGCGGTACTTAGTCCGA encodes:
- the rpsQ gene encoding 30S ribosomal protein S17 yields the protein MAETTARNERKVRRGYVVSDKMDKTVVVQIEDRVKHALYGKVMRKNKKVKVHDEHNECGVGDLVLIMETRPLSATKRWRVVEILEKAK
- the rpmC gene encoding 50S ribosomal protein L29, translated to MADKGLTTEQLDAMDNSQLSKELEKAKAELFNLRFAQAVGNLEDHGRMKTVRRDIARIYTIARERELGYRTAPSTEE
- the rplP gene encoding 50S ribosomal protein L16, which translates into the protein MLIPRRTKYRKQHRPHRTGFASGGTELAFGDYGIQALESAYITNRQIEAARIAVTRHIKRGGKVWINIFPDRPLTKKPAETRMGSGKGAPEWWVAPVKPGRVMFELAGVPEELAREALSRAQHKLPIKTRFVVREGGDI